The Arthrobacter sp. Marseille-P9274 DNA segment GGACCTGGTCGCCGTGGTTTCCAACCACGAAGACCTGCGCCCCATGGCCGAAGCGGCGGGCCTGCCCTTCATCCACGTGCCGATCAGCGCGCAGACCAAACCGGCCGCCGAAGCGCGGCTGCTCGAACTGGTCGGGGCGTACCAGGCGGACCTGGTGGTGCTGGCCCGCTACATGCAGGTACTCTCCAATGACCTGTGCCGCAAGCTCGCCGGGCGGGCTATCAACATCCACCATTCCTTCCTGCCCGGCTTCAAGGGCGCCCGCCCGTACCACCAGGCGTACGAGCGCGGGGTCAAGCAGATCGGCGCCACCGCCCACTACGTGACCGCAGACCTGGACGAAGGCCCGATCATCGAGCAGGAAGTCATCCGGGTGGACCACCGGCTCAGCCCCGACCAATTGGCCACCATCGGCCGGGACGCCGAAGCGCTGGCACTGGCCCGGGCCGTGCGCTGGCACGCCGAAAAGCGCGTCCTGCTCAACGGCCACCGCACCATCATCTTCACCTGACCATCCGCCCGGCCCCGTCCCGCCGCCAGCGGCTCCCGGGAATCCACGTACCTTCGAAAGGCCCCATCATGCAATCACCCCGCGTCGTGATCATCGGAGCCGGCATCGTCGGCGCCAACTTGGCCGACGAGCTGACCGAACGAGGCTGGACCGACGTCACCGTCCTGGACCAGGGCCCGATCCCGCTGACCGGCGGTTCTACCTCCCACGCCCCCGGGCTGGTCTTCCAGACCAACCCGTCCAAGACCATGGCCGAGTTAGCTGCCTACACCGGCCGCAAGCTTGCCTCGCTGACCCGCGACGGCGCCCGGGCCTTCAACGCCGTCGGCGGCCTGGAAGTCGCCACCACGCCGGAGCGGCTGGAGGAGATCAAGCGCCGCCACGGCTACGCCACCTCCTGGGGGCTCGAGGCCCGCCTGGTGGATCCGGCCGAGGCCAAGGCGCTGCACCCGCTGATCGACGAGAACCTGGTGCTCGGCGGCCTGTACCTGCCCGGCGACGGGCTTGCTTCGTCCCTGCTCGCGGTGGAACTGCTGCGCGAACGGGCCGAATCCCGGGGCGCCCGGTTCATCGGCCGGACCCCGGTCACCGGCATCGAACGTGCCGCCGGCCGGGTCACCGGCGTCCGCTCCGGCGACGCGGTCTTCCCGGCGGATATCGTGGTTTCCGCCGCGGGCTTCTGGGGTCCGGCGGTCGGGGACCTGATCGGGATGCCCGTGCCCCTAGTGCCGCTGGCCCACCAGTACGTGACCACCACCTCGCTGCCCGAGCTGGCCGGCGAGTCGGAGCAGGCGATCGGTACCGGCAACAATGCCCGGCTGCCCATCCTGCGCCATCAGGACGAAGACCTCTACTTCCGCCAGCACGGCTCGCGGCTGGGCATCGGCTCCTACGCGCACCGGCCGATCGCCGTCGGATACGACGAACTGCCCGGTGCCGAACAGATCAGCGAGCACGCCATGCCGTCCCGGCTCGCCTTCACCGCCGAAGACTTCGAGCAGCCGTGGAAGGCCTGCCGCCAGCTGCTGCCGGCCCTGAACAACACGGAGATCGACGACGCATTCAACGGCATCTTCTCCTTCACCCCCGACGGCGGATCGCTGGTCGGCGAGTCCCGGGACCTGAAGGGCTTTTTCATCGCCGAAGCGGTCTGGGTCACCCACTCGGCTGGAGTCGCCAAGGCCGTGGCCGAGCTGCTGGTTACCGGCCGCTCCGAAACCGACCTGCGCGAGCTCGACGTCGCCCGTTTCGAGGAGATCCAGCTGCAGGACGACTACGTGCTGGAGACCTCGAAGCAGAACTTCGTCGAAATCTACGACATCCGCCACCCGCTCGAGCCCCGCTTGTCGCCGCGGAACCTGCGGGTCTCCCCGTTCCACCGGCGCCAGACCGAACTCGAGGCCTTCTTCCTCGAAAGCGGCGGCTGGGAACGCCCGCACTGGTACGAGGCCAACGCGGGCCTGCTCGATACATTGCCGCAGGAGTGGCAGCCGCCGGCCCGCGATGAGTGGTCGGCGAAGTTCGATTCTCCGATCGCCGCGGTGGAGGCCCATGCCACCCGTACCAACGTCGCGATGTACGACATGACGGCGCTCAAGCGGCTGGAGGTCTCCGGCCCCGGCGCGCTGAACCTGCTGCAGCGCCTGACCACCGGTCAGCTGGACAAGAGCATTGGCTCGGTTACCTACACCCTGATGCTGGACCAGGCCGGCGGCATCAAGAGCGACCTGACCGTGGCCCGGATCGAGGACAGCCTGTTCCAGGTCGGGGCCAACGGCGGGCTGGACCTGGACTACATCAGCCGTCAGGCAGCCGCGCAGACCGAGGCAGACCCGCAGCAGTGGGTCCAGGTCCGGGCCACCACCGGGGCCACCTGCTGCATCGGAGTCTGGGGCCCGCGCGCCCGCGATCTGGTCCAGCCTCTGACCCCGCAGGACATATCCAATGACGGGCTGAAGTACTTCCGCGCCGCCAGCACCACGATCGCAGGCATCCCCGTGCGGGTCATGCGCCTGTCCTACGTGGGCGAACTGGGCTGGGAAATCTACACCAGCGCCGAGTACGGGCTCCGGCTCTGGGACGCACTATGGGCCGCTGGCGAACCGCTCAATGTCATCGCGGCCGGGCGCAGCGCGTTCAACAGCCTGCGGCTCGAAAAGGGCTACCGCTCCTGGGGCACCGACATGGACACCGAACACGATCCCGTCCAGGCCGGCCTCGGCTTCGCTGTCCGCGGCAACAAGGACAACTACGTCGGCAAGCAGGCCCTGGAACAGCGCACGTCCCGGCCTCCGGCCACCCGGCTGCGCTGCCTGACCATCGACGACGGCACCTCCATGGTGCTGGGCAAGGAACCGGTATTTATCAACGGAGAACGGGCCGGCTACGTCACCAGCGCCGCCTACGGCCACACCGTCCGCAAACCGGTCGCCTACGCCTGGCTGCCCGGAACTGTGGCCGAGGGCGACACCGTGCAGATCGAGTACTTCGGCCGGCACATCGACGCCACCGTGGTACCCGAGCCCCTGGTCGATCCGGAAATGAAGAAGATCCGCGCCTAAGCGGCACCAAAGGCTGAGGCCCGGACCAGTGGTCCGGGCCTCAGCCGTGTGCGGGCAGCTGCACGGCAGCTACAGCGCGTTGCGCACCAGCCCTTCGAAATGCGTGACATGCTCCTCGGCCAGGGCCGCAGCCCGGTCCGCGTCGCCGTCGATGATTGCCTGCAGCAGCGCCTCATGCTCCCGCACGTTCCCGGTGATCGGGGCCAGCCCGGACAGGACGAAATTCCACATCCGCTGCGAGAGACTGAAGTACTGGACCAGCGTGGCTTCCACATAACTGTTGCGCATGACGGCGTACACCATGAGGTGGATCCGCTCGTCCAGGTCCATCGAGGTCTGGTTGGACTCCGCCGGGGCTTCCGCCAGCGCCCGCAGGCACTCCTTCAAGCGCTGCCGGTCCTCGTCTGTGGCCAGTTCTGCCGCCCGGCGCGCGGCGAAGCCTTCCAGCACCCGTCGAGCATCGGAAATCGCCTTCAGGTCTCTGATGTTTACATCGGCGATGATCGTGCCACGGCGCGGATAGACCGTGAGCAGTGCAGGGCCCTTCCCTCGATCCAGCGGGCCGGATTCCGGCTCCTCCCCTGGATATATCAGACGTAACACGAGTCGGCCCTTCCCCAGCCTTAGTCACGCGGTAGTGAAACCCAGTGCGTTCCTCCGCGGCCCAAGCCCGGTAGATGTCAACCTTTTCAAAAAGCCGGCGGCCCTCAACCGGGGACCGGACCTAAAGGAGTCTTCTGGGCGCTGGAACTCGTCCAGGACCGCAGCACCCGGACACCCGTCACGCCCGAATACATGGGCAAACTCAAGACCAAACTGCTGCGGCCGGGCCTGCAGTCGTTCATCACTGACACTCGCATCCACACGGTCCCGCCTGCCATCGTTACACCGGAAGAAGTAGCCAGACGCTGTCCACTTACGACCAAGAGTCGCGGGCCATCGCTCTGCGACTCTCGTATAACACGGTTGAACCTTCCGCTCAGGAAGGTTCAACCACCCAGGAATCGAGCGGGCTATGTGCCGCACAAGTCGAGTGAAGATTCATGAGTGCTGGCAGCCCTTGTCACAACAGCATGTTGAACTACATCCAAGCTGACCCAGTTTCCCGTCGGTCTGGACGGCGGTGAGCTGCCGCTGCTTGACGGAATCGCCCTTACCGGCGTCTCGCTGACGGGGATGGAAGGAGGGCAGTTACGCCATTTAGCGTCCCACGCTGTCGCACCTACCCGTACTGCAATGTCAAGGCATTTCTATGGCCTCGGGCCGCGTCATTAAAAGCTTGACACCCAGCGTGGGATACGTCACGATGTTGCACATCATGATTGTCGTTGCGTATTACGCATGAAGGGCTAGACGTGGAGACTCTTGCGGTGATGGGAGCATCCTTGGGTGATGTTTCGCAGCTAAGCAGCCCCCTCTCAAGGCTTCACGGGCCACCCGCTCATTATTTGCCATCTGCGACAGGCCCCTATTGCTCATCGGTCCTCCCTAATCTCGTGACTACAACATCTCGACAACACCAGTTGCCCCCACTAACTCCGTAATCCCCACCAATCGCACATTTCCAGTCCTCCCGGGAGAAAAATGTCCACTCCAGTGAACGTGCCCCTCAACTCGCGCGGAAAACTCGCTTCATCACTGCCTGCCCATCAGCTGGCGGAAATCGCAGAGCTGTTTGAGTTCCGGCGCACGGGCTATTCCCTCGATGCCCCCTTCTACACAGACCGGTCGATTTTCAACATCGACATGGAGGCCATTTTTGGCCAGCACTGGATCTTTGCTGCCAGCGTCGCCGAACTGCCGGAGCCGGGCGACTACGTCACCGTCGACTACGGGCCCTACTCCCTGATCGTGCTGCGCAACGACGACGGCGACGTGAACGTCCTGCACAACGTGTGCCGCCACCGCGGCGCCCGCGTCCTGACCGAAGCAGCGGGATCAACGGGAAACCTGGTCTGCGGTTACCACTCCTGGACCTACTCGCCCAGCGGCGATCTGATCCACGCCTCGGCTCCCGGGGAAACGAAGTTCGACAAGAGCTGCTTCGGCCTTAAGCGCGCCCACAGCCGCGTGGTCGCCGGACTCATCTTCGTCTGCATTGCGGACGAACCGCCGACAGACTTCGACGAAACCTCAAAGATCTTTGAGCCCTACCTCGCGCCCCACGATCTGTCGAAGACGAAAATCGCCTACCAGCAGAACATCGTCGAGGAGGGCAACTGGAAGCTCGTCATGGAGAACAACCGTGAGTGCTACCACTGCGACGGCCACCCGGAGCTGGCCTGTTCCCTCTTTCCCACCTGGGGCCTGACGGAGGGCCTGATCCCGGCCCATCTCGAGGAAGTGTGGGACCGTAACAAGGAAGCCCAGTCCTCGCTCGAGGAGCGCTGCCGCCGCTATGGCCTTCCCTACGAGGTCGTCGAGGAGCTTGACACGCGCATCGCGGGAATCCGAATTTCCCGGGAATCGCTCGATGGAGAAGGCGAATCGTTCTCGCCCGATGGGCGCAGGCTTTCCAAGAAGCTGCTCGGTGACTTGCGGGACTTCCGCCTTGGCCGCTGCTCGATGCACCTGCAGCCCAACAGTTGGTTCCATTTCCTCGGGGACCACGTCATCACGTTCGGCGTCTTCCCCATCAACGAGCACCAGACTCTGGTACGCACCACCTGGCTGGTGGCTGACGACGCCGAGGAAAACGTCGATTACGACCTGGAGAAGCTCACCTACACGTGGAAGCAGACAAATCTGCAGGACAAGGCCTTCGTGGAGCTGTGCCAGCAGGGTGCCGGCAGCCCAGCCTACGAGCCCGGCCCCTACATGAAGAGCGAATACCAGGTCGAGGCTTTCATCAACTGGTACGTGCAGCGCGTGCAGGAGCACTTGGCATGATTGAACTCCGCACCGACACGGCAATCCAGGAACCACAGCGCATTCGCGGTCTTGAGATGCCGTGGAACAGGGTGATGGGCAGCACCGAAGGGCCCGCCGGCGCCGCCCGCGCGTTGGGCCCCTGGCATCCGCAGGAGTTCGTGGCTGAGTGTGTCGAGACCGTTCCCGAGGCGGGCGGCATGATGACCTTCGTGTTCCGCCGCTGCGACGGTGCGCCCCTCGCGTTCCGTGCGGGCCAGTACGTGAACATCGCCTTTCCCGTGAACGGCGAGGACAAGGATCCGGTGGACCGCAGCTACTCGCTGTCCAGTTCGCCCACCCAGCCGTGGACCTTCAACATCACCGTCAAACGCGACCCCACGGGACTCGTCTCACCCTGGGTGCACGAGAATGTCAAACCCGGCACCGTCCTGGACATGCTGGGGCCGGTCGGGGCTTTCCACCTGCCCGACGCCGACCGGCGGGCCCGGTACCTCTTGCTGGCCGCCGGCGCCGGCATCACCCCCATCATGTCGATGGTGCGGACCATCCACTCCCTGCCCGGACAGGCTGACGTAGTGGTGCTCTACCACGGAGCGGAGGCCGGAGGATATGCCTTCCACCAGGAGCTGGCCTACATCGCCTCCGTGGACTCGCGCGTCAAGGTCTTCTACTCCCTGGGCGACCGCAACAAACCCGAAGGGTGGGAATGGCTCAGCGGAAGGCTGACGGCGGCCATGATCGACGAAGTGGCCCCCGACGCCAATGGCCGCCAGGTCTATGCCTGCGGCCCCGAGGGTTACCTGAACACCGCCACCGAGCTCCTGGAGAAGATCGGCGTCGACGACACCTCCATCAACATGGAATTCTTCTCGGGAGATCGCCAGACGCTCCTTGAATACCAGGCAGAGATCGCGCTTGCAGTGGACATTGCCGAGGAAATCGCCGAGGAAATTGCCGATTCCGCCGAGGACTACTATGACAGCCAGCCCACAGCGTTCGGGCTATACGAGCCCGGCTACAACGCCGAGGGACCCCTGAAGGCCACGGGGCTGCCGCTGGAAACCGTCGACCCGGACGCGCCCGGTTCCGAAGACGGCAGTTCGGGTGTGGGAGAGGAGCCCGGTTCCTCTGATGCCTCGAGTTTTGACACGGTGGGAACGGGAAGCCTGACCCTGTCCTTCATGCGTACCGGCATCAATGTTCGGATTGACCCCGACGAACACATCCTCGAGGTGGCCCAGCGTGCGGGCGTCAGGATCGGTGCGAACTGCAAGGAAGGCATGTGCGGCTCCTGCAAGGTCGTCAAGCTTTCAGGGGAGGTCGAGATGAACCACCAGGGCGGGATCCGGGCACGGGAAATCGATGCTGGCAAGTTCCTGCCCTGCTGCTCGACCGCGCGCACCGATA contains these protein-coding regions:
- the purU gene encoding formyltetrahydrofolate deformylase gives rise to the protein MSASLTLPRPAAQVAGSPPQPAGVLTLSCQQRSGIVHAVSRFLVEHSFDITEHQQFDDTVDGRLFLRTAFSAAEAVDAGVLADEFAPVAAEFDMDYRFHDGARPRVLVMVSKFGHCLHDLIYRWQTGSLAADLVAVVSNHEDLRPMAEAAGLPFIHVPISAQTKPAAEARLLELVGAYQADLVVLARYMQVLSNDLCRKLAGRAINIHHSFLPGFKGARPYHQAYERGVKQIGATAHYVTADLDEGPIIEQEVIRVDHRLSPDQLATIGRDAEALALARAVRWHAEKRVLLNGHRTIIFT
- a CDS encoding FAD-dependent oxidoreductase; translation: MMQSPRVVIIGAGIVGANLADELTERGWTDVTVLDQGPIPLTGGSTSHAPGLVFQTNPSKTMAELAAYTGRKLASLTRDGARAFNAVGGLEVATTPERLEEIKRRHGYATSWGLEARLVDPAEAKALHPLIDENLVLGGLYLPGDGLASSLLAVELLRERAESRGARFIGRTPVTGIERAAGRVTGVRSGDAVFPADIVVSAAGFWGPAVGDLIGMPVPLVPLAHQYVTTTSLPELAGESEQAIGTGNNARLPILRHQDEDLYFRQHGSRLGIGSYAHRPIAVGYDELPGAEQISEHAMPSRLAFTAEDFEQPWKACRQLLPALNNTEIDDAFNGIFSFTPDGGSLVGESRDLKGFFIAEAVWVTHSAGVAKAVAELLVTGRSETDLRELDVARFEEIQLQDDYVLETSKQNFVEIYDIRHPLEPRLSPRNLRVSPFHRRQTELEAFFLESGGWERPHWYEANAGLLDTLPQEWQPPARDEWSAKFDSPIAAVEAHATRTNVAMYDMTALKRLEVSGPGALNLLQRLTTGQLDKSIGSVTYTLMLDQAGGIKSDLTVARIEDSLFQVGANGGLDLDYISRQAAAQTEADPQQWVQVRATTGATCCIGVWGPRARDLVQPLTPQDISNDGLKYFRAASTTIAGIPVRVMRLSYVGELGWEIYTSAEYGLRLWDALWAAGEPLNVIAAGRSAFNSLRLEKGYRSWGTDMDTEHDPVQAGLGFAVRGNKDNYVGKQALEQRTSRPPATRLRCLTIDDGTSMVLGKEPVFINGERAGYVTSAAYGHTVRKPVAYAWLPGTVAEGDTVQIEYFGRHIDATVVPEPLVDPEMKKIRA
- a CDS encoding GntR family transcriptional regulator; this translates as MLRLIYPGEEPESGPLDRGKGPALLTVYPRRGTIIADVNIRDLKAISDARRVLEGFAARRAAELATDEDRQRLKECLRALAEAPAESNQTSMDLDERIHLMVYAVMRNSYVEATLVQYFSLSQRMWNFVLSGLAPITGNVREHEALLQAIIDGDADRAAALAEEHVTHFEGLVRNAL
- a CDS encoding aromatic ring-hydroxylating dioxygenase subunit alpha, with translation MSTPVNVPLNSRGKLASSLPAHQLAEIAELFEFRRTGYSLDAPFYTDRSIFNIDMEAIFGQHWIFAASVAELPEPGDYVTVDYGPYSLIVLRNDDGDVNVLHNVCRHRGARVLTEAAGSTGNLVCGYHSWTYSPSGDLIHASAPGETKFDKSCFGLKRAHSRVVAGLIFVCIADEPPTDFDETSKIFEPYLAPHDLSKTKIAYQQNIVEEGNWKLVMENNRECYHCDGHPELACSLFPTWGLTEGLIPAHLEEVWDRNKEAQSSLEERCRRYGLPYEVVEELDTRIAGIRISRESLDGEGESFSPDGRRLSKKLLGDLRDFRLGRCSMHLQPNSWFHFLGDHVITFGVFPINEHQTLVRTTWLVADDAEENVDYDLEKLTYTWKQTNLQDKAFVELCQQGAGSPAYEPGPYMKSEYQVEAFINWYVQRVQEHLA
- a CDS encoding ferredoxin reductase, encoding MIELRTDTAIQEPQRIRGLEMPWNRVMGSTEGPAGAARALGPWHPQEFVAECVETVPEAGGMMTFVFRRCDGAPLAFRAGQYVNIAFPVNGEDKDPVDRSYSLSSSPTQPWTFNITVKRDPTGLVSPWVHENVKPGTVLDMLGPVGAFHLPDADRRARYLLLAAGAGITPIMSMVRTIHSLPGQADVVVLYHGAEAGGYAFHQELAYIASVDSRVKVFYSLGDRNKPEGWEWLSGRLTAAMIDEVAPDANGRQVYACGPEGYLNTATELLEKIGVDDTSINMEFFSGDRQTLLEYQAEIALAVDIAEEIAEEIADSAEDYYDSQPTAFGLYEPGYNAEGPLKATGLPLETVDPDAPGSEDGSSGVGEEPGSSDASSFDTVGTGSLTLSFMRTGINVRIDPDEHILEVAQRAGVRIGANCKEGMCGSCKVVKLSGEVEMNHQGGIRAREIDAGKFLPCCSTARTDMVIDA